In Streptomyces sp. NBC_00414, a single window of DNA contains:
- a CDS encoding phosphatase PAP2 family protein, whose protein sequence is MDHHDERPDLDHRILTALHARGTGPRVAAAARALSLAGEHGALWLAAGLAGAAADRERRGAWLRGTALTAGAHLASMGVKRLVRRPRPHHVEPLVRTAGRHSFPSSHATSAVAAAVAFGALGARVVPALAAAMCVSRVVVGVHYPSDVAAGAALGAATARLGARWMKGGRDHG, encoded by the coding sequence ATGGACCACCACGACGAGCGCCCTGACCTGGACCACCGGATCCTCACGGCCCTCCACGCCCGCGGCACCGGCCCCCGCGTCGCCGCCGCCGCGCGGGCCCTGTCCCTGGCCGGCGAGCACGGCGCGCTGTGGCTCGCGGCGGGCCTCGCGGGAGCCGCCGCCGACCGGGAGCGGCGCGGCGCCTGGCTGCGCGGCACGGCCCTGACCGCGGGCGCGCACCTCGCCAGCATGGGCGTGAAAAGGCTCGTACGCCGTCCGCGCCCCCACCACGTCGAGCCGCTGGTCCGCACCGCGGGCCGGCACTCCTTCCCCAGCTCGCACGCCACGTCCGCGGTGGCGGCCGCCGTGGCCTTCGGAGCGCTCGGCGCACGCGTGGTGCCCGCGCTCGCCGCCGCGATGTGCGTGTCGCGGGTGGTCGTCGGCGTCCACTACCCCTCGGACGTCGCGGCCGGCGCCGCCCTCGGCGCGGCGACGGCCCGCCTCGGTGCCCGCTGGATGAAGGGAGGCCGCGACCATGGCTGA